One genomic window of Salvia miltiorrhiza cultivar Shanhuang (shh) chromosome 4, IMPLAD_Smil_shh, whole genome shotgun sequence includes the following:
- the LOC131021801 gene encoding L-ascorbate oxidase codes for MEFLKKKVIRLLILIACVVGCCSQVEARVRQYKWEVKYELKSPDCYKKLAITINGRSPGPSIVARVGDTIVVHLKNSLITENVAIHWHGIRQIGTPWMDGTEGVTQCPILPADTFVYKFVVDRPGTYLYHAHYGMQREAGLYGSLRVLLKEGESEPFQYDYDRSIILNDWYHTSVQEQSLGLSSIPFVWVGEPDSILIQGRGKFDCNTPGIAAALCNASNPECAPYAMTVVPGKTYRLRIGSLTALSALSFEIEGHNMTVVEADGHYVEPFVVKNLFIYSGETYSVLITADQDPSRNYWASAKIVSRPSNTTNGLALFNYYPNHPRRDPPTAPPAGPRWDDVAPRLAQSNAIRARRGFINPPPQSTDRTIVMLNTQNTVGGLLRWSVNNVSFNMPHTPYLIAYKHNLLNAFEQRQPPDGYDAAAYNISAPPPNPNATISNAAYRLKFNTTVDIILQNANTMNPSNSETHPWHLHGHDFWVLGYGMGKYNGTTGKLNLVDPIMKNTVAVHPFGWTALRFRADNPGVWAFHCHIESHFFMGMGVVFEEGVERVGELPSSIMGCGETKGFYKP; via the exons ATGGAgtttttgaagaagaaagtgatAAGATTGTTGATATTAATAGCATGCGTGGTTGGTTGTTGTTCACAAGTGGAGGCGAGAGTTAGGCAGTATAAATGGGAGGTGAAGTACGAGTTGAAGTCTCCCGATTGCTACAAGAAACTGGCAATCACTATCAATGGAAGATCGCCGGGGCCGAGCATCGTGGCTCGAGTAGGAGATACAATCGTTGTTCACCTCAAAAACAGTTTGATCACTGAAAATGTTGCAATCCATTGGCATGGGATTAGACAG ATTGGTACACCTTGGATGGATGGAACAGAAGGGGTGACACAATGCCCAATTCTGCCTGCTGACACTTTTGTATACAAGTTTGTTGTGGACAGG CCAGGAACATATTTGTATCATGCACATTATGGTATGCAAAGAGAAGCTGGCTTATATGGGTCGCTTCGAGTATTGCTTAAGGAAGGAGAGTCGGAGCCATTCCAATACGACTATGATCGAAGTATAATCCTCAATGATTGGTACCACACCAGCGTCCAAGAACAATCTCTTGGCCTCTCTTCAATTCCTTTTGTCTGGGTTGGAGAGCCTGAT tcaatcttgatccaagggAGAGGGAAATTCGATTGCAACACGCCGGGCATCGCGGCAGCGCTATGCAACGCCTCCAACCCGGAGTGTGCACCTTACGCAATGACGGTTGTACCGGGCAAGACCTACCGCCTCCGGATCGGCAGCTTGACGGCTCTCTCCGCCCTGAGCTTCGAAATCGAAGGCCACAACATGACCGTGGTGGAAGCCGACGGCCACTACGTGGAGCCCTTCGTGGTCAAGAACCTCTTCATATACTCGGGCGAGACCTACTCCGTGCTCATCACCGCCGATCAGGATCCTTCTAGAAACTACTGGGCCAGCGCCAAGATCGTGAGCCGACCTAGCAACACAACCAACGGCCTCGCCCTCTTCAACTACTACCCCAACCACCCGCGCCGGGACCCGCCCACGGCCCCGCCCGCCGGGCCCCGCTGGGACGACGTCGCCCCCAGGCTGGCCCAGAGCAACGCCATCAGGGCGCGCCGAGGGTTCATCAACCCCCCGCCTCAATCAACGGACCGGACCATCGTGATGCTGAACACGCAGAACACGGTGGGCGGCCTCCTCCGGTGGTCCGTCAACAACGTCTCCTTCAACATGCCCCACACGCCCTACCTCATCGCCTACAAGCACAACCTCCTCAACGCCTTCGAGCAGCGGCAGCCGCCCGACGGCTACGACGCGGCGGCGTACAACATCTCGGCCCCCCCGCCGAACCCCAACGCCACCATCAGCAACGCCGCCTATCGGCTGAAGTTCAACACGACGGTGGACATCATCCTGCAGAACGCCAACACCATGAACCCTAGCAACAGCGAGACGCATCCGTGGCATCTGCACGGCCACGATTTCTGGGTGTTGGGCTATGGAATGGGGAAGTATAACGGCACTACCGGGAAATTGAACCTGGTGGACCCCATCATGAAGAACACGGTGGCCGTGCACCCCTTCGGATGGACGGCGCTGAGGTTCCGGGCGGATAATCCGGGGGTGTGGGCCTTCCATTGCCATATAGAGTCGCATTTCTTCATGGGTATGGGAGTGGTTTTTGAAGAAGGGGTTGAGAGAGTGGGAGAATTGCCCTCTTCTATTATGGGTTGTGGTGAAACTAAAGGATTTTACAAAccataa